CCATGAAGCATAGAATAAAATTTTTCTTAAATTAACTGTAGTTCTTATTTTGGGTCTTTCCTATTTTATTTTCCCTACATTTAAAAACTCCATCAACAAAATTTCCTTCATGCTTGCAAGCTTAAATATTAAGGAAGTGAAAGATTATATAAATTCATTTGGAGTTTGGTCCCCTCTTGTTTCTATAATTCTTATGATGTTTCAATCCATTGCAGTTCCACTTCCTGCCTTTGTTATAACCTTTGCATATGTCGTTTGTTTCTTTTCTAATGGCCACTGGTATCGGTCAGCTTCCTGCTACTATTGTTTACTCTATTTTAGGTCAAAATATTGGTAAAACAACAAAATTTGGCCTATTCCTCATAACAGGATTTCTATCATTAGTTCTTTTTGCTCTGTCAGTAAAGAAATATTTTGATGATAAAAAAGAGGTGAATTGAATGCATAAAATTATATATGATTGTGATAATACTATGGGTATTTTAGGAAGAGACGTTGATGACGGGCTTACTCTTCTTTACCTTATGGGGAGAAAAGATATTGATTTATTAGCAATAACTACTACTCATGGAAATTCAACTGCTGAAGAGGTATATGCAAATACATTAAGAATCACACAGGAATTAAATATTGAAATTCCAGTAATAAAAGGGGGAGATATAAGTAATAGAATAACTGATGCTGCTATATTTCTAGCTGAAACAGTTAAAAAACATCCAAAAGAAATTACCATACTTGCGACAGGCTCTCTAACTAATTTATATGGTGCTCATCTATATGATAAAGATTTTTATAACAATGTAAAAAACATAGTAATTATGGGTGGACTAACTGAACCATTAATTATAATGGGCAACAATATAAATGAACTTAATCTATCCTGTGATTATGAGGCTGCATATAACCTTTTAACCTCAAAATGTGATATAACAATTTTAACAGGAAACACTACATGTATGGCAATATTCTCAGAAGGTGAACTTGAAAAACTGAAAAACAGCAAAATAAAGGTTTTTGAATATATTTATAAAAGCATTATTCCATGGGTTGAAATCATGTATACTCATTTTAAAGTTAGAGCCTTCTGTAATTGGGATGCTGCAGCAGCAATTTCAATTACGAATCCAGAAGTATTTGAATGGAAAGAAGTTTACTTGAATCCTAATATTGATAATCTAAAAAAAGGATACTTAGGTGTAAGCAGTGATGAAACAGATTTTAAAGTTAAAATTCCTTCAAAAATTATTCATTTAAAGAGATTTAATGATTTGCTTTTTAATTCTTGGGAAAATTTATTCCTAATTTTATGATTTCTATAATTTCAGCTAACGCTAAAGATATCAAAATAAAATATCCCGCTTTCAAATTCAAAAAAGGCTTATTAGTTAATAAAATGAGTGACGTCGAGTTCAAAATCAAAAGCATTAAAGCCTTATTTTTTAGTTTGGTTATTGTTAGCAATATTAGAATTATAAATATAATAATTGCTATTATAACGTATAGTTTTAAATAAATAGGACTAAATAGAGATTTTGAGAACTCGCTCTTATAAAAGATTAAAAATCTAGCAACACCCATTTTTTTATTTGCTAGATATTGCAAAGTCAACGCAGCTATAACAGATAAAGCCTGAAAAAAAGTTAAAATTATACTAATAATCCTTTTCATGTTTTCCTCCTAATGTTTATTGAAAAATTAGAGGATGCATCTGCATCCTCTTTATTTTATCTTTTTGGTTCACCAACTTCAATTGGCAATCCCTTCGTATTGCTCCATTCATTCCATCCACCGTCGTAAAGGCTAATCTTTTGTAAGCCCATAACGTCAGCATAATATAAAACTTCAGCAGCTCTCCAGCCTGTTCCACAGAAGAAGGAAAGATTTTTATCAGGAGTAATTCCCCATTCTTTCCAGAAGGCTAAAATTTCGTTAGCATTTCTCATTGTTCCGTCAACATTTCTAAAATCCTGTAAATTGTTAGGGTCCGAGCCTGCATGTCCCCAAACAGCTCCTGCAGGTCTTCCTTTTCCTTTGATGTAGTCATAACCTGAAGTTTCGCCTATATACTCAACCCAGCTTCTAATGTCCACTAAACAACTACCTTCTTTATCATTTAGTATAGCTTTTGCTTCTGGTAAATCCACTATATATCCTTTATTGACTGGAACTTTTACACCAAACTCTGCAACAGGTGATTTTGCATTCTTAGCCGTTTCGATTTCATATCCTTCTCTTTTCCAAGCATTAAAGCCACCGTTTAATACTCTTACATCCTTAACTCCCATGTATTTTAATATTACAGCTACTCTATAGGCTGCCATATTATCTGTTCCATAGAGGACTACTGTCGTATCCGCTGTAATCCCATTGTTAAGTGCAAATTTTTCAAGTCTATCATCTGAGAGTTTGTTCCACATAGGTCCTTCTTCAACTTCATCAGTGTTTATATGGACAGCACCCTTAATGTGCCCTGCATTATAATCAGGTGAATCTTCACCCCAGCTTACTTCAAATATCTTTACTGGACCACCATTAAATGTCTCAGGATTTTTTTCATCAATTAAATCCTTAACCCAGGTAGCTGGAACTAGCATAGTATAATTTTTATAGCTTTCCATTGGTAGAGTTTCATCCTCTGCCCAGCCCTTTACATCGTATACAAATAACTTTTCATAACCATTTTTCTTTAAGAAATCCGCAACTCTTTCTGCGTCCTTTCCATTCGCATCATATAGGACTATATTTTTTTCTGGCACTATTCCTTTGTTCTTTGCAATTTCTAATAGTTTTGCATCCTTATCCTTTAAATCAACATCAAGCCAATTTGCTGCAAAATCTGTAGCACCTTGAATATGTCCGCCTCTTTTAACACCATCAAGCTTCCATCCGTTATAGGCATCGTTTATTCTTGTGTCTACTATTACATAGTCGCTATTGCCTATTTTATCCTTCAATTCATCTGTTGAAACAATCTTAAAACCTGTGCTTGTCGTTAAATTTTGTTCTTTCTTTGAACAAGCAGAAAACAAAGATACTGTAAAAATTAGCATTAATAATAAACTTATAATTTTTTTCAAAATATTCCCCTCCCTAAATTTAACTCAACTTAATTCTAATATAGAAAAGAAGTTTATGTAAAATAGATAAAAAATATATCATGAAGCATATAAATTAATTATTTCTATAAAAACGACAAAAAACATAAAAGCCAAGTGTTGACACTTGACTTTATATTGCTATTTCCTTTTTATCATCAGAAGTTAACTTTAATGTTCTGTTCAATACATCTAATAACTCTCTTAGTCTTTCCTTTTCAAGAGCAGGAACACCTTCTAATCTATAAGGGATATTCATCTCCTTATATTTATTTACTCCATGAAGATGATATGGCAAAAGCTCAACCTTTTCTACATTAGGGATTGTGTTTATAAATTCAGCTAATTTTCTTATATGCTCATCCTTATCTGTAATTCCCGGAACAACAACATGTCTTATCCAAAGTTTTGTTCCATTTCTTTTTACTGCATTAAGAAATTCAAAAAAGCCATGCCTGTTTGCACCTGTAAGTTTCTTGTGTTCAATATCGTCGATGTGTTTGATATCTAAAAGAACCAAATCTGTATACTTTAGTATTTCATCGTAATGACCTATGCCGTATCCTGATGTATCAAGTGTTGTATGAATTCCCTCCATTTTGCATCTTTTAAAAAACTCGGCAACAAATTCAGGTTGTAATAGAGGGTCACCCCCAGAGAGAGTGACTCCTCCTCCCGAGCGTTTATAATATACCTTATATCTTTTAACTTTATTTAGAAGTTCATCGACAGTTATTTCTTCTCCACCCTTTATGTCCCATGTATCAGGATTATGGCAATAGGCACATCTTAATTTACAGCCCTGCATAAATACTACCGTTCTTATTCCTGGTCCGTCTACAAGCCCCATTGTCTCAATCGAATGAACCCTTGCCTTAATCATTTTAATCACTTCCTTATATTCTTTCATGGAATGTTCTTTTTATAACCTCAAGTTGTTGTTCTTTTGTTAATCTTGAAAAATTAACTGCATATCCTGAAACTCTAATTGTCAATGAAGGATATTTTTCAGGATGTTCCATAGCATCCTCAAGCATTTCTCTATTTAAAACATTAACATTTAAATGATGTGCATCCTGTGCAAAGTATCCGTCCATAATAGCAACAAGATTATTTATTCTGCTATCCATATCCTTTCCTAAAGCATCAGGTAGGATTGAGAACGTATTTGAAACACCATCCATGCAGCTTGAATATGGAATCTTTGCAACTGAGTTTAATGATGCCAATGCTCCTTCAATATCTCTTCCATGCATTGGATTTGCCCCAGGTGCAAATGCTTCACCCTTCTTTCTTCCATCCGGAGTTGAGCCTGTCTTTTTGCCATATACAACGTTTGATGTAATTGTCAAAACAGACATCGTATGTTTTGCATTTCTATATGCGTAATGCTTTCTTAATTCATCAATAAATTTTTCTACAAGCTCAACTGCAATCGTATCAACTCTATCATCGTCGTTTCCGAACTTTGGATATTCGCCTTCTATTTCAAAATCAACTGCTATTCCATCTTCCCTTATTGGTTTTACTTTTGCATATTTTATTGCACTTAATGAATCAACAGCAACAGAAAGTCCCGCCACACCAAAAGCCATAAGTCTTTCTACATTTGTATCGTGTAGTGCCATCTGCAGTGATTCATAGGCATATTTATCATGCATATAGTGTATTACGTTCATTGTGTCTACATAAAGTCCCGCAAGCCATGCCATTACCTTTTCAAATCTTGACATAACATCGTTATATTCAAGATATTCCCCACTTGGTATTTCCATCTTAGGTCCAACCTGCACCTTTAATATTTCATCCACTCCGCCGTTTATTGCATATAATAGAGCCTTAGTTAAATTTGCTCTCGCACCAAATAGCTGCATCTGTTTTCCAACCTTCATTGCAGATACACAGCAAGCTATTGCATAGTCATCTCCAAATAATGGTCTCATAACATCATCATTTTCATATTGTATCGAGTCGGTCTTAATTGATATCTCTGCACAGAATTTTTTAAAGTTTTCTGGCAAGTTTTGCGACCACAAAATAGTCATATTTGGTTCAGGTGCTGGTCCAAGATTTATTAATGTATGCATAAATCTGAAGCTGTTTTTTGTAACCAGTGTTCTACCGTCTTCTCCCATTCCTCCGATTGCCTCAGTAACCCATGTTGGGTCTCCAGCAAATAGTTCGTTATACTCAGGAGTTCTCAGGTGTCTTGCAAGCCTTAATTTAATTACAAACTGGTCTATTAATTCCTGTGCTTCTTCTTCAGTTATCACACCGTTTCTTAAATCCCTCTCAATATATATGTCTAGGAATGTGCTTACTCTACCAAGGGACATCGCAGCACCATTCTGCTGCTTTATCGCTGCAAGATAAGCAAAGTATAACCATTGAACAGCTTCCTTTGCATCCTTTGCCGGTCTTGAAATATCATATCCGTAGCAAGCTGCCATTTCCTTTAATTCTTCTAAAGCCTTTATCTGTTCAGTGATTTCTTCTCTTAATCTTATCGTTTCATCCACCATTGGCCCATTAAGTCTTTTCTTATCTTCCTTTTTCTTTTCGATAAGAAAATCAACGCCATAAAGTGGCAGCCTTCTGTAATCACCTATTATTCTTCCTCTTCCATATGCATCAGGAAGTCCTGTAATAACACCTGTTTTTCTTGCAAGTTTCATTTCATCAGTATATGCATCAAATACACCTTGATTATGTGTTTTTCTATACTTAGTAAATATATCCACTATTTCTTTGTTAACTTCGTATCCGTATGCTCTTGCAGCATTTACTGCCATTTTGATTCCGCCCCATGGATTAACTATTCTTTTTAGTGGAGCATCTGTTTGAAATCCTACAATAATTTCGTTTTCTTTATCTAAATATCCAGGCCTGTAGGCATTTATGCCTGATATTGTTTCTGTATCTATATCAATTACTCCATTTTTTATTTCTTCAAGCAATAACTTTTTTGCTTTATCCCATACTTTAATTGTTCTTTCAGTAGGTCCCTTTAAAAAGCTTGCATCTCCTTCATATGGAGTATAGTTCTTTTGTATAAAATCTCTTACATCTATATCCTCATTCCAATTTCCGCCAACAAAATCTTTCCATTCATTAAATTTCATA
This genomic window from Caloramator mitchellensis contains:
- the pflB gene encoding formate C-acetyltransferase → MKFNEWKDFVGGNWNEDIDVRDFIQKNYTPYEGDASFLKGPTERTIKVWDKAKKLLLEEIKNGVIDIDTETISGINAYRPGYLDKENEIIVGFQTDAPLKRIVNPWGGIKMAVNAARAYGYEVNKEIVDIFTKYRKTHNQGVFDAYTDEMKLARKTGVITGLPDAYGRGRIIGDYRRLPLYGVDFLIEKKKEDKKRLNGPMVDETIRLREEITEQIKALEELKEMAACYGYDISRPAKDAKEAVQWLYFAYLAAIKQQNGAAMSLGRVSTFLDIYIERDLRNGVITEEEAQELIDQFVIKLRLARHLRTPEYNELFAGDPTWVTEAIGGMGEDGRTLVTKNSFRFMHTLINLGPAPEPNMTILWSQNLPENFKKFCAEISIKTDSIQYENDDVMRPLFGDDYAIACCVSAMKVGKQMQLFGARANLTKALLYAINGGVDEILKVQVGPKMEIPSGEYLEYNDVMSRFEKVMAWLAGLYVDTMNVIHYMHDKYAYESLQMALHDTNVERLMAFGVAGLSVAVDSLSAIKYAKVKPIREDGIAVDFEIEGEYPKFGNDDDRVDTIAVELVEKFIDELRKHYAYRNAKHTMSVLTITSNVVYGKKTGSTPDGRKKGEAFAPGANPMHGRDIEGALASLNSVAKIPYSSCMDGVSNTFSILPDALGKDMDSRINNLVAIMDGYFAQDAHHLNVNVLNREMLEDAMEHPEKYPSLTIRVSGYAVNFSRLTKEQQLEVIKRTFHERI
- the pflA gene encoding pyruvate formate-lyase-activating protein gives rise to the protein MIKARVHSIETMGLVDGPGIRTVVFMQGCKLRCAYCHNPDTWDIKGGEEITVDELLNKVKRYKVYYKRSGGGVTLSGGDPLLQPEFVAEFFKRCKMEGIHTTLDTSGYGIGHYDEILKYTDLVLLDIKHIDDIEHKKLTGANRHGFFEFLNAVKRNGTKLWIRHVVVPGITDKDEHIRKLAEFINTIPNVEKVELLPYHLHGVNKYKEMNIPYRLEGVPALEKERLRELLDVLNRTLKLTSDDKKEIAI
- a CDS encoding rhodanese-like domain-containing protein, with product MKKIISLLLMLIFTVSLFSACSKKEQNLTTSTGFKIVSTDELKDKIGNSDYVIVDTRINDAYNGWKLDGVKRGGHIQGATDFAANWLDVDLKDKDAKLLEIAKNKGIVPEKNIVLYDANGKDAERVADFLKKNGYEKLFVYDVKGWAEDETLPMESYKNYTMLVPATWVKDLIDEKNPETFNGGPVKIFEVSWGEDSPDYNAGHIKGAVHINTDEVEEGPMWNKLSDDRLEKFALNNGITADTTVVLYGTDNMAAYRVAVILKYMGVKDVRVLNGGFNAWKREGYEIETAKNAKSPVAEFGVKVPVNKGYIVDLPEAKAILNDKEGSCLVDIRSWVEYIGETSGYDYIKGKGRPAGAVWGHAGSDPNNLQDFRNVDGTMRNANEILAFWKEWGITPDKNLSFFCGTGWRAAEVLYYADVMGLQKISLYDGGWNEWSNTKGLPIEVGEPKR
- a CDS encoding nucleoside hydrolase, with the translated sequence MHKIIYDCDNTMGILGRDVDDGLTLLYLMGRKDIDLLAITTTHGNSTAEEVYANTLRITQELNIEIPVIKGGDISNRITDAAIFLAETVKKHPKEITILATGSLTNLYGAHLYDKDFYNNVKNIVIMGGLTEPLIIMGNNINELNLSCDYEAAYNLLTSKCDITILTGNTTCMAIFSEGELEKLKNSKIKVFEYIYKSIIPWVEIMYTHFKVRAFCNWDAAAAISITNPEVFEWKEVYLNPNIDNLKKGYLGVSSDETDFKVKIPSKIIHLKRFNDLLFNSWENLFLIL